A single window of Haliotis asinina isolate JCU_RB_2024 chromosome 5, JCU_Hal_asi_v2, whole genome shotgun sequence DNA harbors:
- the LOC137285034 gene encoding HUWE1-associated protein modifying stress responses-like, with amino-acid sequence MMNPEEHQDSEQPAENWLSNFEDQCLDDLESEPNMEDRLQAEKEYAVKKLWLTFQNSATAIAQLYKDRQQGLSMWVPFQNAAISVTSLYKDSVDTVRNCIDMGVQCGRQHKTRDIIAWAKKKRRHIRREELLAFLCGKNPPPRNRLGVPQSRPPSRVGLDLAAPCLPADEKAIDNDLEAFREAIALQGLNGAMSNISVGYNLPHTPGAQAMNSLPRNNIEELNRFIHDEFSRNRKRTSSPDVIMDSPSRKRSRLI; translated from the exons ATGATGAATCCAGAGGAACACCAGGATTCGGAACAACCGGCCGAAAATTGGCTAAGTAACTTTGAGGACCAGTGTCTGGACGATCTTGAATCGGAACCAAACATGGAGGATAGGCTACAGGCTGAGAAAGAATACGCAGTTAAAAAATTATGGTTGACATTTCAAAATTCTGCTACTGCTATTGCTCAACTGTATAAAG ATCGTCAACAAGGACTTTCAATGTGGGTGCCATTTCAGAATGCTGCAATATCTGTAACTAGTTTATACAAAG ATAGTGTAGATACTGTGAGGAACTGTATAGATATGGGTGTCCAGTGTGGCCGCCAGCATAAAACCAGGGATATTATTGCTTGGGCAAAGAAGAAACGCCGACACATTAGAAGAGAAGAACTTTTGGCTTTCCTTTGTGGCAAGAACCCTCCCCCTCGTAATAGACTAGGTGTTCCCCAAAGTCGTCCCCCTTCTCGTGTTGGCCTTGACCTTGCTGCTCCATGTCTGCCGGCAGATGAAAAGGCCATTGATAATGACTTAGAGGCTTTCAGAGAGGCTATTGCGCTGCAAG GTCTGAATGGAGCTATGTCAAACATTAGTGTTGGATACAACCTTCCCCACACTCCAGGGGCACAAGCTATGAATTCACTGCCTAGAAATAACATTGAAGAACTTAATCGATTTATTCATGATGAATTCTCGAGGAACAGAAAGAGGACATCTTCACCTGATGTGATAATGGACTCACCGTCAAGAAAACGCTCTCGTCTGATTTGA